The sequence CTGTTTTACTTTCCTGCAGTGCAAGTCCCGCAGTCATTTCAGCATATTTATCTGCATCAAAAAAACTTAAGAATTCGCCTAAGCTTTCGGTTGGCATAATAAGGTCCATCACAAAATTATCGCGGCCATAACTAAGTTCGTAGGCCGAAAAATTATTTTCGTTATATCTTCTTAACGGAATTTTTCCCGACATCGTTGGAACCTGAATATTTTCATCGTTGTAGAGAGTAAACTGTAAATTTTGTGTCGCTTCTTTTTCAAACTGTTGTGTCCAGTCGCCTTTAAAATAAACAGCATTTAGCAAAAACATTACCGCATCGCGCGAGATATCGTTTAAAACCTTATCGATTTTTCCGTTTGTTTTATCCGACGCCCAACTATTTATACGATTTAATGAATTGGCTACTTCACCAAAATCCATACCTTCAATATCAGCCTTGTAATCCGTTTCCATTGTTGTTTTATTGGCTTCTTTTACCGAGAAACTATTTTCGTAAAACATTGCATTCGCAAGGTTCAGTGTCACCTTATCGTCTGCTGTTAGCAATTGCTCCACCAGCGTTTTATACAATTCATTAACTTCCTCCTGCGTCAAATTACTATAACCCAACATATCACGCATTTGTGCGAATGTATTACCACCGGCAGCATTCATTGCCATATTCAGCGCGATGTTGGCACTTAGTGGCGAAAGCATTATATTTTCCTGCTTCTCATCGGCTACGCTGGTAAATAAGGAAACACCAAAATTGTTGTTATTGCTTAGTACTTCTTCAGCGTAGTGTGGAAGTGTAAACGACTTTGGCTGCCTGGTTTCTGGTCCATTATTTTCATCTTCTTTCTGGCAGCTTACCAACCCCATAATCATGAAAAGAAGAAGTGCAAGTTTAGTTTTCATCTTATTCCTTTTTTGAGCTATTGTTTGTTATAGATGAAAACATGCGTTGAAAGGTTGCTTTTTAGGTTGGTATTTTTATCAAAAAAAGTGATAAAACTTTGATTGAGACTAGATTAATCTGACAACAAAAAAGCTCCGACCAACGGCCGGAGCTTCACTATCTTCGAAATTAAGTATTCTACTCTTTATATTCGTCCCAGCTCATTACTTTAATATCCTCGAGGCTGTATTTGCAAATTCCCGACAGGAATGCACTCGCAACCCGAGCGTTAGTGATAAGCGGAATATTATAATCAATCGAACTACGACGAATGTTATAACCATTTTTCAACTCGCGGTTGGTATGGTTTTTCGGAATATTCACCACCAGATCAATTTCCTTATTCTTGATCATTTCAATGGTATTTGGCGACTGATCTTCTTCATCAGGCCAGTGCACCAGCGTATTCTCAATACCGTTGTCGCGGAAGAATTTGTGTGTTCCTTCAGTCGCAAAGATGTTGTAGCCTTTTTCAACCAGCATTCTTGTACTGTTCAGCAACTCCAATTTTCCTCTCGACGGTCCTGATGAAATAAGGATGTTCTTTTTCGGGAAATTATACCCTACCGACAACATGGCTTTCAGAATCGCCTCGTAGTAAGTTTCACCGATACATCCAACCTCTCCGGTCGACGACATATCAACACCCAAAACAGGGTCAGCTTTCAGTAATCGTGCAAACGAGAACTGCGGTGCTTTTACACCCACATAATCCAGCTCGAACAACGACTTATCCGGCTTCGGCACATCAATTCCCAACATTACTTTTGTTGCAATTTCGATAAGGTTAATTTTCATAACCTTCGATACAAACGGGAAGCTTCGCGATGCGCGCAGGTTACATTCAATAACTTTTATATCGTTATCTTTTGCCAGGAACTGCATGTTGAAAGGCCCGGTAATTTCCAGTCCTTTTGCAATCTGACGAGCAATTTTCTTCACCCTGCGAATGGTTTCTACATATAGTTTTTGCGGTGGGAAAACGATGGTAGCATCACCCGAGTGAACTCCGGCAAACTCCACGTGCTCCGAAATGGCATAAGCAACCATCTCGCCTTTATTGGCCACTGCATCAATTTCAATCTCTTTGGCTTGCTCGATAAACTCGGTAACAACAACCGGATGCTCTTTCGAAACATTGGCTGCCATTTCAAGGAAATGCTCCAGCTGATCCGGGTTTGAAACCACATTCATTGCCGCACCCGAAAGTACGTAAGATGGGCGAATTAACACCGGATAACCTACCTCATCCACAAACTTGTGAATCTCTTCGATGGTTGAAAGGCGTGCCCAGCGTGGCTGGTCTACACCAAGATCATCAAGCAGTGAAGAGAATTTCTCGCGGTCTTCAGCATTGTCGATCTTTTTGGCCGATGTTCCAAGGATCGGTACATTTTGCCCGTCGAGTTTCATCGCCAGGTTGTTTGGAATCTGACCACCCATTGAAACCACAACTCCGTGCGGATTCTCCAGGTCGTAAACATCCATTACGCGCTCGAAAGTAAGCTCATCAAAATAAAGTCTGTCGCAGGTGTCGTAATCCGTACTCACCGTTTCCGGGTTGTAGTTGATCATTACCGAACGGTAACCCTGCTCTTTAATCGTGTTGATGGTATTTACACTACACCAGTCGAACTCTACTGAACTTCCGATGCGGTAAGCTCCCGATCCAAGTACCATCACCGATTTATGATCGCCTAAATAATTCACGTCATTTTCGGTACCGTTGTGTGTCAGGTACAGGTAATTGGTTTGTGCAGGATATTCTCCCGCCAGCGTATCAATTTGCTTTACAACCGGAACAATTCCGTTGGCTTTACGGAACGCCCGAACTTTCAGAATATCTTCATTGATATTGACATTCTTACTATTCAGCACCAAACGTGCAATCTGGAAATCGGAATAACCGGCTTGTTTCGAAGCTTTCAACAGCGGAATTGGTAATTTTTCCAATTCATTAAATCCTTGAAGCTCCTTATTTATTTTATGAATATTATTCAGTTTCTGCAGGAACCATCGATCGATTTTGGTTTTATCGTGAATCTGGTCGATAGAATAATCTTTATTGAATGCCTCTGCAATCGCAAATATTCGTCGATCGGTAGGATTTGTCAACTCCTCTTCGATTCCCTCAATTGTAATCTCTTCTTTGTTGGCTACAAAACCGTGCATTCCTAAACCAACCATTCGAATACCTTTCTGAATGGCTTCTTCAAAAGTTCGTCCGATGGCCATGATCTCACCAACCGATTTCATCGAACTTCCGATATTTTTCGAAACGCCAACGAATTTGCTCAAGTCCCAACGTGGAATCTTTACCACACAATAATCGAGTGCAGGTTCGAAACATGCTGTTGTTACTTTGGTAACCGAGTTTTTAAGCTGGTGCAAACCGTAACCCAAACCCAATTTTGCAGCAACAAATGCCAGCGGATAACCGGTAGCTTTCGATGCCAGTGCCGACGAACGCGATAAACGGGCGTTTACCTCAATTACGCGATAATCTTCCGAGTACGGATCGAGTGCAAACTGTACGTTACACTCCCCAACTACTCCAACGCGGCGAATAATTTTTATCGAGATCTCGCGCAGTTTGTGATATTCCGAGTTCGACAGTGTTTGCGACGGAGCCACAACAATACTCTCGCCGGTGTGAATTCCAAGCGGGTCGAAGTTCTCCATGTTACAAACTGTAATACAGTTGTCGTATTTATCGCGTACTACCTCGTACTCTACTTCTTTCCATCCTTTAATCGATTCTTCAACCA comes from uncultured Draconibacterium sp. and encodes:
- a CDS encoding serpin family protein, giving the protein MKTKLALLLFMIMGLVSCQKEDENNGPETRQPKSFTLPHYAEEVLSNNNNFGVSLFTSVADEKQENIMLSPLSANIALNMAMNAAGGNTFAQMRDMLGYSNLTQEEVNELYKTLVEQLLTADDKVTLNLANAMFYENSFSVKEANKTTMETDYKADIEGMDFGEVANSLNRINSWASDKTNGKIDKVLNDISRDAVMFLLNAVYFKGDWTQQFEKEATQNLQFTLYNDENIQVPTMSGKIPLRRYNENNFSAYELSYGRDNFVMDLIMPTESLGEFLSFFDADKYAEMTAGLALQESKTEYNVLLPKFKFKYEEYLNESLKLLGMTDAFDPYEADFSNLSEEPTYISFVKQNTYVDVNEEGTEAAAVTTIGFERNSAGGETPTIHFNKPFVFAIRERTTNTLLFIGTVYNPLEE
- the carB gene encoding carbamoyl-phosphate synthase (glutamine-hydrolyzing) large subunit; this translates as MIETHIKKAIVLGSGALKIGEAGEFDYSGSQALKALKEEGVETVLINPNIATIQTSEDIADKIYFLPVTPHFVEEVIKKEKPQGILLAFGGQTALNCGVALYESGILEKYNVEVVGTPVQSIIDTEDRDIFANMLAEIGVKTPKSIAASNMAEAKAAAKEVGFPIIIRAAYTLGGLGSGFCENEEELEKLAGSAFSYSPQILVEESIKGWKEVEYEVVRDKYDNCITVCNMENFDPLGIHTGESIVVAPSQTLSNSEYHKLREISIKIIRRVGVVGECNVQFALDPYSEDYRVIEVNARLSRSSALASKATGYPLAFVAAKLGLGYGLHQLKNSVTKVTTACFEPALDYCVVKIPRWDLSKFVGVSKNIGSSMKSVGEIMAIGRTFEEAIQKGIRMVGLGMHGFVANKEEITIEGIEEELTNPTDRRIFAIAEAFNKDYSIDQIHDKTKIDRWFLQKLNNIHKINKELQGFNELEKLPIPLLKASKQAGYSDFQIARLVLNSKNVNINEDILKVRAFRKANGIVPVVKQIDTLAGEYPAQTNYLYLTHNGTENDVNYLGDHKSVMVLGSGAYRIGSSVEFDWCSVNTINTIKEQGYRSVMINYNPETVSTDYDTCDRLYFDELTFERVMDVYDLENPHGVVVSMGGQIPNNLAMKLDGQNVPILGTSAKKIDNAEDREKFSSLLDDLGVDQPRWARLSTIEEIHKFVDEVGYPVLIRPSYVLSGAAMNVVSNPDQLEHFLEMAANVSKEHPVVVTEFIEQAKEIEIDAVANKGEMVAYAISEHVEFAGVHSGDATIVFPPQKLYVETIRRVKKIARQIAKGLEITGPFNMQFLAKDNDIKVIECNLRASRSFPFVSKVMKINLIEIATKVMLGIDVPKPDKSLFELDYVGVKAPQFSFARLLKADPVLGVDMSSTGEVGCIGETYYEAILKAMLSVGYNFPKKNILISSGPSRGKLELLNSTRMLVEKGYNIFATEGTHKFFRDNGIENTLVHWPDEEDQSPNTIEMIKNKEIDLVVNIPKNHTNRELKNGYNIRRSSIDYNIPLITNARVASAFLSGICKYSLEDIKVMSWDEYKE